A section of the Peptoanaerobacter stomatis genome encodes:
- a CDS encoding IreB family regulatory phosphoprotein, translated as MSENMDFTMMFKSKKDNQKMTREEVIDYVKNALEEKGYNSVNQIVGYMLSGDPTYITNHKNARSIITEYERDDLLEMIIKDYLDRN; from the coding sequence ATGTCAGAAAATATGGATTTTACAATGATGTTCAAGAGTAAAAAAGACAATCAAAAAATGACAAGAGAAGAAGTCATCGACTACGTAAAAAATGCACTTGAAGAAAAAGGATATAATAGTGTCAACCAAATTGTAGGATATATGCTTTCAGGAGACCCTACTTATATAACAAATCATAAAAATGCACGTTCAATAATCACAGAATACGAACGTGATGATTTATTAGAGATGATAATAAAAGATTATTTAGATAGAAACTGA
- the ruvX gene encoding Holliday junction resolvase RuvX: MQKILALDVGKKKIGIAITDLLQITAQPHSTIRSKNLEEQIDKIIAIIDENSIKTVVVGLPKNMNDSEGDQASWTKTFVERILAKKQDIEIVYIDERLTSKMALSSLKHMNMKKIKEKGLIDTVAAVNILETYLKRKENGII, from the coding sequence ATGCAAAAAATATTAGCTTTAGATGTAGGCAAGAAGAAAATAGGTATAGCAATAACTGATTTATTGCAAATAACTGCACAACCACATTCCACTATAAGAAGCAAAAATTTGGAAGAACAAATCGACAAAATAATAGCAATAATAGACGAAAACTCAATAAAAACAGTTGTTGTTGGTCTTCCTAAAAATATGAATGACAGCGAAGGTGATCAGGCAAGTTGGACAAAAACCTTTGTAGAAAGAATATTGGCAAAAAAACAAGATATAGAAATAGTCTATATTGACGAAAGACTCACAAGCAAAATGGCATTAAGCAGTCTAAAACATATGAATATGAAAAAAATAAAAGAGAAAGGTCTTATTGATACCGTCGCAGCTGTAAATATACTCGAAACATATCTGAAAAGAAAAGAAAACGGAATAATATAA
- a CDS encoding fluoride efflux transporter FluC: MQLILILIGAMLGVSLRYLFINILNIGIYSIMLINISGSFALGFINTLNANQLITSSLLHKAVTVGIIGAFTTFSTFIGDIVNLLIKKQYMAAFIYFFASISISIIFMLIGIYVANKISSIK, encoded by the coding sequence ATGCAGCTTATATTAATTTTAATAGGTGCAATGCTTGGAGTATCACTCAGATATCTATTTATAAATATACTTAATATCGGAATATACTCTATTATGCTTATAAATATATCAGGCTCATTTGCATTGGGATTCATCAATACTTTAAATGCAAATCAACTCATAACCTCCTCTTTACTTCATAAAGCCGTAACTGTTGGAATAATAGGTGCATTTACAACATTTTCCACATTTATAGGAGATATAGTAAACCTGCTTATAAAAAAACAATATATGGCTGCTTTTATATATTTTTTCGCAAGTATATCAATTTCAATTATATTTATGCTTATAGGCATATATGTAGCAAACAAAATAAGTTCTATAAAATAG
- a CDS encoding ribonuclease HII, translating to MEINELLKQNSKFIKDFVSNIEFEQYPYYINQFSLSEKKSIQNIGISMSKKLDKLEKEKLRIQDMYEYEKNIKISDNINNVLCLDEVGRGPLAGPVVVCGVMLEKNPNILYVNDSKKLSEEKRKDIYSQIIKKNIQYKTEILDNNIIDELNIFNATYKAMSNVAYNFGKHIEHILIDGNQIIKDINIDQTAIIKGDSKILGIALASIIAKVTRDEMMIEYDKIYPQYHFSKNKGYGTKEHIDALKKYGPCPIHRQSFLKNII from the coding sequence ATGGAAATAAACGAATTATTAAAACAAAACTCAAAATTTATAAAAGATTTTGTTTCTAATATAGAATTTGAACAATATCCATACTATATAAATCAATTTTCTTTAAGCGAAAAAAAGTCTATACAAAATATAGGTATATCAATGTCTAAAAAATTAGATAAATTAGAAAAAGAAAAATTAAGAATACAAGATATGTATGAATATGAGAAAAATATCAAGATAAGTGATAATATAAATAACGTATTATGTTTGGACGAAGTTGGCAGAGGTCCTCTTGCAGGACCTGTTGTAGTCTGTGGAGTAATGCTTGAAAAAAATCCGAATATACTTTATGTAAATGACTCAAAAAAATTAAGCGAAGAAAAAAGAAAAGACATATATTCACAAATCATAAAAAAAAATATACAATATAAAACAGAAATACTGGATAACAACATAATAGACGAATTAAATATATTTAATGCAACTTACAAAGCAATGTCAAATGTAGCCTATAATTTCGGCAAACACATCGAACATATACTTATCGACGGCAATCAAATAATAAAAGATATAAATATCGATCAGACAGCCATTATAAAAGGTGATTCCAAGATACTCGGAATAGCTTTAGCAAGTATAATAGCAAAAGTTACAAGAGATGAAATGATGATAGAATATGACAAAATATATCCACAATACCATTTTTCAAAAAATAAAGGATATGGAACAAAAGAACATATAGATGCACTAAAAAAATATGGTCCCTGTCCTATTCATAGACAAAGTTTTTTAAAAAACATCATTTAA
- a CDS encoding isoprenyl transferase: protein MSFEEKLDLSNIPTHIGIIMDGNGRWAKKRFMPRTFGHKAGVEAIREIVKKCNTLNVKYLTVYAFSTENWTRPKDEVSVLMGLIVTYLQNELKELHENNVRIKTIGDITKLPEKPYEELQKSMETTKNNTGVTLTLALNYGFRDDLANAIKNLIKDNISVEDINKDTIKSYLYTSFMPDPDLIIRTSGEQRLSNFMMYEASYSEFYFCDTLWPDFDSEELCKAIYSYQNRERRFGNIGKDSI, encoded by the coding sequence ATGAGCTTTGAAGAAAAATTGGATTTATCAAATATTCCTACACATATAGGTATAATAATGGACGGCAACGGACGTTGGGCAAAAAAAAGATTTATGCCAAGAACCTTCGGACATAAAGCAGGTGTAGAAGCAATAAGAGAGATTGTAAAAAAATGTAACACATTAAACGTGAAATATCTCACAGTATACGCATTTTCAACAGAAAACTGGACAAGACCTAAAGATGAAGTCAGCGTTTTAATGGGTTTGATAGTTACATATTTACAAAATGAATTAAAAGAATTACACGAAAACAATGTTAGAATAAAAACAATCGGCGATATAACAAAATTGCCTGAAAAACCGTATGAAGAATTGCAAAAATCTATGGAAACTACTAAAAACAATACCGGCGTCACACTTACACTTGCACTCAACTACGGATTCAGAGATGATCTCGCCAACGCAATAAAAAATCTTATAAAAGATAACATATCTGTTGAAGATATCAATAAAGATACAATTAAATCTTATCTTTACACTTCGTTTATGCCTGATCCTGATCTTATAATCAGAACGAGCGGAGAACAGAGATTGTCGAATTTTATGATGTATGAAGCAAGTTACAGCGAATTTTATTTTTGCGATACGCTTTGGCCTGATTTTGACAGCGAAGAACTGTGCAAAGCAATATATTCATATCAAAACAGAGAAAGAAGATTTGGAAATATAGGAAAGGATAGTATATAA
- a CDS encoding phosphatidate cytidylyltransferase: MKTRIISAIVLLPLLIFILIKGGYYLAIFTFFCALIGINEFCNALKEYSLKQTKFLLFTMTFFQMLAVYKNEEKFTIAFIFILLFLQGAMVVLEKIKPFEAALSIFTFCYVSISMSYIYLLLEEYPKFFWYVFIISMFTDTFAYFSGYFFGKHKLSPNLSPKKTIEGAIGGIVFCLLACYLYAHFYHQDMGYIIIPFAIIGSIVSQIGDIFASAFKRQMQIKDYGNLIPGHGGILDRADSIIFTASYVYITAMLFDNFNF, translated from the coding sequence TTGAAAACGAGGATTATTTCTGCAATAGTTTTATTGCCTTTATTGATATTCATACTTATAAAAGGCGGATATTATCTTGCTATATTTACATTTTTTTGTGCTTTAATAGGAATAAACGAGTTTTGCAACGCTCTTAAAGAGTATTCTTTAAAACAGACGAAATTTCTTTTATTTACTATGACTTTTTTTCAAATGCTCGCAGTTTACAAAAATGAAGAAAAATTCACAATAGCATTTATTTTTATACTCTTATTTTTACAAGGTGCTATGGTTGTACTTGAAAAAATAAAACCTTTTGAAGCCGCCTTAAGTATATTCACATTTTGCTATGTAAGTATATCCATGTCTTATATATATCTGTTATTAGAAGAATATCCAAAATTTTTCTGGTATGTTTTTATAATATCTATGTTTACAGATACCTTTGCATACTTTAGTGGATATTTTTTTGGAAAACATAAGCTGTCACCAAATCTAAGCCCTAAAAAAACTATAGAAGGTGCCATAGGCGGCATTGTATTTTGTTTATTGGCTTGCTATTTATATGCACATTTTTATCATCAAGATATGGGCTATATTATAATACCTTTTGCAATTATAGGTTCTATAGTATCCCAAATAGGAGATATATTCGCAAGCGCCTTCAAAAGACAAATGCAAATAAAAGATTACGGAAATTTAATCCCCGGTCATGGTGGTATTTTAGATAGAGCCGACTCAATAATATTTACAGCATCTTATGTATATATAACTGCTATGTTATTTGATAATTTCAATTTTTAA
- a CDS encoding chromate transporter, protein MIKLFLIFFKIGAVTFGGGYAMIPIIEKELVEKNKLITDDEFIDFVSVAQSFPGPIAVNISLLIGHRLNGFWGSVFSLIGVIMPSFLSILVVGFFYVTFKSSKIVRGFFNGVSAVVPALLAISFISIFKKIDKNYVYYSLILISFLLVFVLNINPLWTIALGGGVGICTHLFQRT, encoded by the coding sequence ATGATTAAACTTTTTTTGATTTTTTTTAAAATCGGTGCTGTAACTTTTGGTGGCGGTTATGCTATGATACCGATAATTGAAAAAGAACTTGTTGAGAAAAATAAACTTATTACTGATGACGAATTTATAGATTTTGTATCTGTTGCCCAAAGTTTTCCAGGTCCTATAGCAGTAAATATATCCTTGCTTATAGGTCACAGGCTTAACGGTTTTTGGGGAAGTGTGTTTTCCCTGATAGGAGTCATAATGCCGTCTTTTTTAAGCATATTAGTTGTAGGCTTCTTCTATGTAACATTTAAAAGTTCTAAAATTGTTCGTGGATTTTTTAACGGTGTGAGTGCTGTTGTACCGGCACTGTTAGCAATCTCTTTCATATCCATATTTAAAAAAATAGACAAAAACTATGTATATTACAGCTTGATACTAATATCTTTCTTATTGGTATTCGTATTGAATATAAATCCGCTTTGGACAATAGCCTTAGGAGGTGGAGTAGGAATATGCACACACTTATTTCAACGTACTTAA
- a CDS encoding chromate transporter, with product MHTLISTYLIFFKIGAVSFGGGYAMLPFIEEEIIKRAHYLTYNEFLDILAISQITPGPIAINAATFIGLKHIGILGAALATLGIVSGPFIFMNLASLFLNKYKNSKFLENILHHIRPVTVALIFSAFLSTFQQSILDIKSLIIFIISFIILCSKKFHPILVIFMFGFLGIILTYLKIL from the coding sequence ATGCACACACTTATTTCAACGTACTTAATATTCTTTAAAATAGGTGCTGTAAGCTTTGGTGGAGGGTATGCGATGTTGCCTTTTATTGAAGAAGAAATTATTAAACGTGCTCACTATCTTACATATAATGAGTTTTTGGATATTCTCGCCATATCTCAAATAACCCCTGGTCCTATAGCTATAAATGCCGCAACATTCATAGGATTAAAACATATAGGTATATTAGGTGCAGCTTTGGCAACACTTGGAATAGTTTCAGGTCCATTTATATTTATGAATTTGGCGAGTCTTTTCTTAAATAAATATAAAAACTCCAAATTTTTAGAAAACATACTACATCATATAAGACCTGTAACTGTAGCACTTATATTTTCAGCTTTTCTATCAACCTTTCAACAAAGTATATTAGATATCAAATCTTTGATAATTTTTATAATATCCTTTATAATTCTATGCTCAAAAAAATTCCATCCAATACTTGTGATATTCATGTTTGGCTTTTTAGGTATTATATTGACATATTTAAAAATATTGTAG
- a CDS encoding alpha/beta hydrolase has product MNSLRNKIVAFSLVTMMAVGNIGAINAQTSANTKLKIKKESLTIVDQGMFSAGGIVVKSEGEFDPKNQWEESGKGQTKHADHANVFYQIPKDEKGLPMVFLHGYGQSRMSWMTTPDGREGWSDMFLRKGHSVFLIDEPRRGEAGQTSVVGQISDKTLDQRWYTQFRIGKWVNGKSVPNKCSQFANDDKSVDQFFRQMTPDTGMKSDMGADFDKEVVAKAVAATIDEVFEKTGKKSILVTHSQGGGPGWTATKYTDKIAAIVAIEPGGAPGKETDDFKSVINRKIPVAFYFGDYIDNGDPSIQATGMWKAMRETTYQFTKDYNAQGGKSIVYDLPKEGINGNDHFMFQNLNNGVIADHIENWIVENVK; this is encoded by the coding sequence ATGAACAGTTTAAGAAATAAGATAGTTGCATTCTCACTTGTTACAATGATGGCTGTAGGAAATATAGGCGCAATAAATGCACAAACTTCAGCTAACACTAAGCTAAAAATAAAAAAGGAAAGCCTTACAATAGTAGATCAAGGTATGTTTTCGGCAGGAGGAATAGTAGTGAAGTCTGAAGGAGAATTCGATCCTAAAAATCAATGGGAAGAAAGCGGAAAAGGTCAGACTAAACATGCCGACCATGCAAATGTATTCTACCAAATACCCAAGGATGAAAAAGGTCTACCGATGGTATTTCTACATGGATACGGACAATCAAGGATGTCTTGGATGACTACTCCTGACGGAAGAGAGGGTTGGTCAGATATGTTCCTTAGGAAAGGTCATAGTGTATTTTTGATTGATGAACCAAGGAGAGGAGAGGCAGGTCAAACATCAGTTGTAGGACAAATCAGCGATAAGACTCTTGATCAAAGATGGTATACTCAATTTAGAATAGGAAAGTGGGTAAATGGTAAGTCTGTTCCAAACAAATGCTCACAATTTGCCAATGATGATAAGTCTGTAGATCAATTTTTCAGACAGATGACGCCTGATACAGGTATGAAATCTGATATGGGAGCAGACTTTGACAAAGAAGTAGTGGCAAAAGCTGTAGCTGCCACAATAGATGAAGTGTTTGAAAAGACAGGTAAAAAATCTATACTTGTAACACATTCACAAGGCGGGGGACCTGGATGGACTGCAACAAAGTATACAGATAAGATTGCGGCTATAGTTGCTATTGAACCAGGTGGAGCACCCGGAAAAGAAACTGATGATTTTAAATCTGTAATAAATAGAAAAATACCAGTAGCCTTTTACTTTGGAGATTATATAGATAATGGGGATCCTTCTATTCAAGCTACAGGAATGTGGAAAGCTATGAGAGAAACAACATATCAATTCACTAAAGACTATAATGCACAAGGTGGAAAATCTATAGTGTATGACCTACCAAAAGAAGGAATAAATGGAAATGACCACTTTATGTTTCAAAACTTAAATAATGGCGTTATAGCAGACCATATAGAAAATTGGATAGTTGAAAATGTAAAATAA
- a CDS encoding aldo/keto reductase — translation MEYVVLRNKEKMPILGYGVFQIENEKCEQLVLDALEVGYRKIDTAQSYFNEEAVGRAIKKSGINREEIFITSKVWIDNYGYEKCKKSVEESLKKLQTDYIDLMLLHQPFSDYYGAYRALEDLYEEGKIRAIGVSNFYPDRLVDLVSFSKIPPMVNQIETHVLNQRQEDKKWMDKYNVIHEAWAPFGEGKGNLFENEILKKIGEKYNKTTGQVMLRWNIQRGISVLPKTVSKERMLQNISVFDFSLTDEDMKDISDLDTKTSLFFSHYDPSIIEWFVSLVDERRNN, via the coding sequence ATGGAATATGTAGTTTTGAGAAATAAGGAAAAGATGCCTATTTTAGGATATGGAGTGTTTCAAATTGAAAATGAAAAGTGCGAACAATTGGTGCTGGATGCACTTGAAGTGGGATATAGAAAAATTGATACAGCTCAATCATATTTTAACGAAGAGGCTGTGGGAAGAGCAATAAAAAAATCAGGGATTAATAGAGAAGAAATATTTATAACTTCCAAAGTATGGATAGACAATTACGGATATGAAAAATGCAAAAAATCAGTAGAAGAGTCTTTGAAAAAGCTGCAAACCGACTATATAGACTTGATGCTTTTACATCAACCGTTTTCAGATTATTATGGAGCTTACAGAGCCTTGGAGGATCTCTATGAAGAAGGTAAAATAAGAGCTATAGGAGTATCAAATTTTTATCCTGACAGACTTGTAGATCTCGTATCATTCAGCAAAATACCGCCTATGGTCAATCAAATTGAAACTCATGTACTCAATCAAAGACAAGAGGATAAGAAGTGGATGGATAAGTACAATGTGATACATGAGGCTTGGGCACCTTTTGGAGAAGGTAAGGGAAATCTGTTTGAAAATGAAATTTTAAAAAAAATCGGAGAAAAATATAATAAGACTACAGGACAGGTAATGCTTAGATGGAATATACAACGTGGAATATCAGTTCTACCTAAAACTGTAAGCAAGGAAAGGATGCTACAAAATATAAGTGTATTTGATTTTAGTCTTACGGATGAAGATATGAAGGATATTTCAGATTTGGATACTAAGACAAGTTTGTTCTTCTCACACTATGATCCAAGTATAATTGAATGGTTTGTCAGCCTTGTAGACGAAAGAAGGAATAATTAA
- a CDS encoding LysR family transcriptional regulator, producing the protein MIELYLLENLYAVYEHKTLTLAAEKLHLTQPSLSRSMQKLEGILEVSLFDRQKNRINLNENGVLAAQYAKKILDSEKEMIESIRAFDLQNLTISIGSCAPGPLYLLPAHISKLYPNTHVTSCMDTEKNLIHGLKNYTFSLIILTKPVEDEKIFSVKFVTEKLNINLTLNHPFAKYEVVSFKEVDGQNFIMYDKVGIWEDIVRKNMPNSRFFTQNDLDAVGEIARSSNFPAFSSNISLSFEPSRQENRLNIPFSDNDATITFYLCCLSNNRSKLEKLFNSLDIFTKFNNYILSS; encoded by the coding sequence ATGATAGAACTATACCTTCTTGAAAACCTATATGCAGTATATGAACACAAGACTTTAACCTTGGCTGCTGAAAAATTACACTTAACTCAGCCGTCCCTGTCAAGATCCATGCAAAAATTAGAAGGAATCTTGGAGGTAAGTCTTTTTGACAGGCAGAAAAATCGTATCAACTTAAATGAAAACGGCGTATTAGCTGCTCAATATGCAAAGAAAATTTTGGACAGTGAAAAAGAGATGATTGAAAGCATCAGGGCATTTGACCTGCAAAATCTTACTATTTCAATAGGAAGCTGTGCACCAGGTCCACTTTATCTACTCCCAGCCCATATCTCAAAACTCTATCCTAATACCCATGTTACATCTTGCATGGATACGGAAAAAAATCTGATACATGGACTTAAAAACTATACTTTTTCTTTAATTATACTTACTAAGCCTGTTGAAGATGAAAAAATTTTTTCTGTAAAATTTGTCACCGAGAAGCTAAATATCAATCTTACTTTGAATCATCCCTTTGCAAAGTACGAAGTCGTTTCTTTTAAAGAAGTTGACGGTCAAAACTTTATAATGTACGATAAGGTCGGAATATGGGAGGACATAGTCCGCAAAAATATGCCCAATTCAAGATTTTTTACTCAAAATGACTTAGACGCAGTAGGAGAGATAGCACGTTCGTCAAATTTTCCCGCTTTTTCAAGCAATATTAGTCTTAGCTTTGAACCATCAAGACAAGAAAACAGATTAAATATACCTTTTTCAGATAATGATGCTACAATTACATTTTACTTATGCTGTCTATCAAATAATCGCTCAAAACTCGAAAAATTATTTAATTCATTAGATATATTTACAAAATTTAATAATTATATATTGTCAAGTTAA
- a CDS encoding sodium:solute symporter family protein: MNANVMVVAVVIIYLLVMLAIGYYSSKKITSNEDFMVAGRNLGPILLAGTLSATEIGGGSSLGVAEKAYGTWGLGASWYVTTMGIAFVILSFVAHKFRAAEVKTVPEYFRRRYGRSAGLITSIIMLLPLVGLTASQFIASATIVSVMIGVSPKIAVTIVALVVTVYAIMGGLWAVALTDFVQVFLIVIGMMLAIPFSLKLAGGMDNVIANVPPETMSLFSGIKVSTIVGLIIMYIASFTVGQEAVSRFYAAKNGKVAVQGSIISAIINFVYAFIPTILGITTLALVNMNKLDSAVIMKDGARYALPHLAMNTMPAIIVGLLFSGIISATMSSADSDLLGAGSIFGNDIYKIYINPKATSDQVMKTTKITMIIVGILGWVIAITNTGNLITILMFSFTLRAAGAFFPYVFGLYWKKSSLQGTIASLISGSIVVVLVERKIVNFFDLDPIIPGLIVSLIFFIGFTLLMPSNRENCDLLPEDE, translated from the coding sequence ATGAATGCAAATGTAATGGTTGTAGCAGTTGTAATAATCTATCTTCTTGTAATGCTTGCTATCGGTTACTACTCTTCCAAAAAAATCACCAGCAATGAAGATTTTATGGTTGCCGGAAGAAATTTAGGACCTATACTGCTTGCAGGTACACTTTCAGCTACTGAGATAGGTGGAGGTTCTTCGCTTGGCGTTGCTGAAAAAGCCTATGGAACATGGGGGCTGGGAGCATCATGGTATGTTACCACTATGGGTATAGCTTTTGTTATCTTATCATTTGTCGCACATAAGTTTAGAGCTGCGGAAGTTAAGACTGTGCCTGAATATTTTAGGAGGAGATATGGTCGCTCGGCAGGTCTTATAACTTCGATAATAATGTTACTTCCACTTGTAGGTCTTACAGCATCACAATTTATTGCATCAGCAACTATTGTTTCGGTAATGATTGGTGTAAGCCCTAAAATTGCAGTTACCATAGTAGCATTGGTAGTAACAGTATATGCTATCATGGGAGGTCTTTGGGCGGTTGCTCTTACAGACTTTGTACAAGTATTTTTAATTGTAATCGGAATGATGTTAGCTATACCATTTTCACTAAAATTAGCAGGTGGGATGGATAATGTAATAGCTAACGTTCCACCTGAAACTATGAGTTTGTTTAGCGGTATTAAAGTTTCTACTATTGTCGGTTTAATAATTATGTACATAGCTTCCTTTACTGTAGGACAGGAAGCTGTATCAAGATTTTATGCCGCAAAGAACGGAAAAGTTGCAGTACAAGGTTCTATAATTTCAGCTATAATAAACTTTGTTTACGCATTTATACCTACAATACTTGGTATAACTACATTGGCCTTAGTAAATATGAACAAACTTGACAGTGCTGTAATAATGAAAGATGGCGCGAGATATGCTTTACCACATCTTGCCATGAATACAATGCCGGCAATAATTGTTGGACTTTTGTTTTCAGGTATAATCTCAGCGACAATGTCATCTGCCGACTCCGACCTTTTAGGTGCTGGTTCAATATTCGGCAACGACATCTACAAGATATATATCAATCCTAAGGCTACCAGCGATCAAGTAATGAAGACTACAAAGATAACTATGATAATAGTGGGTATATTAGGATGGGTAATAGCAATTACCAATACGGGTAACCTTATAACAATTCTTATGTTTTCATTTACACTAAGAGCTGCCGGAGCATTTTTTCCGTACGTTTTTGGACTTTATTGGAAAAAATCTTCACTTCAAGGGACAATCGCATCTCTTATTTCTGGAAGTATTGTGGTAGTTCTCGTTGAAAGAAAAATAGTAAATTTCTTCGATTTGGATCCTATAATTCCGGGACTAATTGTTAGTTTAATCTTTTTCATAGGTTTTACTTTGTTAATGCCAAGCAACAGAGAAAACTGCGACTTACTACCTGAAGATGAGTAA
- a CDS encoding alpha/beta hydrolase: MRNTKKSKVLIIHGWLHSSKRYAELGAKLSKYADVDIYEFAGFGDTKYTSAKLDILNNYVEKLNNYLINKKYDLVITHSMGGNILLKVLNEYKHNIKYVVLSNTAYNGLPILKPIAWIIPMTIVLFIVSKIIPKKIIKPIFSRISLLTVNELKYFDDIMFNDALKANSFVASITLFQLAFDKFTFILFSNKIMDNLYNYIKLIYIVYQKN; this comes from the coding sequence ATGAGAAACACTAAAAAATCAAAAGTTCTTATTATCCATGGATGGTTACACTCTTCAAAAAGATATGCTGAATTAGGAGCAAAATTATCTAAATATGCAGATGTAGATATTTATGAGTTTGCGGGATTTGGAGATACAAAATATACATCTGCAAAATTAGATATTTTAAATAATTATGTTGAGAAGTTAAATAACTATTTAATTAATAAAAAATACGATCTTGTTATTACACATTCTATGGGTGGAAATATTTTATTAAAAGTACTTAATGAATATAAACATAATATAAAATATGTAGTCTTATCAAACACAGCTTATAATGGGCTTCCTATTCTAAAGCCGATAGCATGGATAATTCCAATGACAATAGTATTATTTATAGTGTCAAAAATAATCCCTAAAAAAATTATAAAACCTATATTTAGCAGAATATCTTTATTGACAGTTAATGAATTAAAATATTTTGATGATATTATGTTTAATGATGCTTTAAAAGCAAATTCTTTTGTTGCAAGTATTACATTATTTCAACTTGCTTTTGATAAGTTTACATTTATACTATTTTCTAATAAAATTATGGATAACTTGTATAATTATATAAAATTAATATACATAGTCTACCAGAAAAATTAA
- a CDS encoding helix-turn-helix domain-containing protein yields MHKISIEEAKKISEMRNTIKDKKEDKRLHAIQLRGQGKSNKEIAEKLDTSIKVVNNWICKYVKEGIEGLLSKGQKGNHRNLTFEQEEEMLKKFEEKGKKGQIITVKEIEEEYVKIVGHSIGTAQIYYVLKRHGWRKVMPRSRHPKKANQEVIEASKKLTVWQKSY; encoded by the coding sequence ATGCATAAAATTAGTATAGAAGAAGCGAAAAAAATAAGCGAAATGAGAAATACAATTAAAGATAAAAAAGAAGATAAAAGACTACATGCTATACAATTAAGAGGACAAGGGAAAAGTAATAAAGAAATAGCTGAAAAACTTGATACCTCAATTAAAGTAGTAAATAACTGGATATGCAAATACGTAAAAGAAGGAATAGAAGGACTTTTAAGCAAGGGGCAAAAAGGAAATCATAGAAATCTAACATTTGAGCAAGAAGAAGAAATGTTAAAAAAATTTGAAGAAAAAGGCAAAAAAGGACAGATAATAACAGTCAAAGAAATAGAAGAAGAATATGTAAAAATAGTAGGACATAGTATAGGAACAGCACAAATATACTATGTTCTAAAAAGACATGGGTGGAGAAAAGTAATGCCAAGAAGTAGACATCCGAAGAAAGCAAATCAAGAGGTAATAGAAGCCTCAAAAAAATTAACAGTATGGCAGAAGAGTTATTAA
- a CDS encoding IS630 family transposase — MAEELLNVYPDKIVRIMFQDEAGFGRISKPKYCWCTKDVRAEVPCHHIREYKYAYGAVEPQTGENFFLVMPYCDTNNMNVFLEELSKEYKEDIILLVCDGAIWHKSKTLKIPQNIKITHIPPYTPEMNPIEQIWKQIRQMGFKNEVFRTLNEVVDRLCDTINLLTKDMVKSITRREWIKSIA; from the coding sequence ATGGCAGAAGAGTTATTAAACGTTTACCCTGATAAAATAGTAAGAATAATGTTTCAAGATGAAGCAGGTTTTGGAAGGATAAGCAAACCAAAGTATTGTTGGTGCACAAAGGATGTAAGAGCGGAGGTACCATGTCATCACATAAGAGAATATAAATACGCATATGGAGCAGTAGAACCACAAACAGGAGAAAACTTCTTTTTAGTAATGCCATACTGTGATACAAATAATATGAACGTATTTTTAGAAGAATTATCGAAAGAATATAAAGAAGATATAATATTATTAGTATGTGATGGGGCAATATGGCACAAATCAAAGACATTAAAAATACCTCAAAACATAAAGATAACACATATACCACCATATACACCAGAGATGAATCCCATAGAGCAAATATGGAAACAAATTCGTCAGATGGGATTCAAAAATGAAGTATTTAGAACACTAAATGAAGTAGTAGACAGATTATGTGACACAATAAATTTATTAACAAAAGATATGGTAAAAAGTATCACAAGAAGAGAGTGGATAAAATCCATAGCTTAA